The following coding sequences are from one Oryzisolibacter sp. LB2S window:
- a CDS encoding DUF2147 domain-containing protein produces MRQALAAIVLMAIAGPALAQMSPLGLWRSIDDKSGEPKAEIRIVEQAGALSGRIEKTLRKDAKPTCTECQDDRKGQPIVGLEIIRGGKQAEGKEVWEGGKILDPENGKEYRASLTPVDGGKKLEVRGYLGPFWRTQTWQRVE; encoded by the coding sequence ATGAGACAAGCGTTAGCAGCTATCGTTTTGATGGCAATCGCCGGCCCCGCACTGGCCCAGATGAGCCCGCTGGGTCTGTGGCGCAGCATTGACGACAAGAGCGGCGAGCCCAAGGCCGAGATCCGCATCGTCGAGCAGGCCGGCGCCTTGAGCGGCCGCATCGAGAAGACCCTGCGCAAGGACGCCAAGCCCACCTGCACCGAATGCCAGGACGACCGCAAGGGCCAGCCCATCGTGGGCCTGGAGATCATCCGCGGCGGCAAGCAGGCCGAGGGCAAGGAGGTCTGGGAGGGCGGCAAGATCCTCGATCCCGAAAACGGCAAGGAATACCGCGCCAGCCTCACGCCCGTCGACGGCGGCAAGAAGCTGGAGGTGCGCGGCTACCTCGGCCCGTTCTGGCGCACCCAGACCTGGCAGCGCGTGGAATAA
- a CDS encoding acyl-CoA dehydrogenase C-terminal domain-containing protein, with translation MPTYTPPLRDMQFVLHEVFHVADEFKAMPAHAETDADTINAVLEEAGKFAAEVAFPLNISGDAEGCTHNKQDYSVTTPKGFKEAYATYIEGGWPALSCDPAFGGQGLPHTVNQCLYEMLNSANQAWTMYPGLSHGAYEALLAHGTDEQKKTYLPKLVSGQWTGTMCLTEPHCGTDLGLLRTKAEPQADGTYRITGNKIFISAGEHDVAENIVHLVLARLPDAPRGSKGISLFVVPKFHVNADGSLGGRNPIFCTGLEHKMGIHGNATAQISIDGATGTLVGEPNKGLAAMFVMMNAARLGVGNQSLGLTEVAFQNALAYAKDRIQMRSLSGTKAKDKDADPIIVHPDVRKMLLTAKAYAEGARALQIFCTLLLDKSHSHPDEKVRKDSDELVALLTPIVKAFVTDNGHIATNACMQVFGGHGFIKEWGMEQFVRDNRINMIYEGTNTVQSLDLLGRKVLGNQGATLKKFGKLVGQLVMEEGVNEKMAEFINPIAMLGDQMTKFTTEIGFRGMQNPDEVGAAAVDYLRVAGHLVFGYLFARMAQVSLRAIAAGSTDPFYTAKLQTARFYFGKLFPEVQTLMRTARAGSKVLMDTDAALA, from the coding sequence ATGCCTACCTACACGCCGCCGCTGCGCGACATGCAATTCGTGCTGCATGAAGTCTTCCACGTCGCCGACGAGTTCAAGGCCATGCCCGCGCATGCCGAGACCGACGCCGACACCATCAACGCCGTGCTCGAGGAGGCCGGCAAGTTCGCCGCCGAGGTGGCCTTTCCGCTGAACATCAGCGGCGATGCCGAGGGCTGCACGCACAACAAGCAGGACTACAGCGTCACCACGCCCAAGGGCTTCAAGGAGGCCTATGCCACCTACATCGAGGGCGGCTGGCCGGCCCTGTCCTGCGACCCCGCGTTTGGCGGCCAGGGCCTGCCGCACACCGTCAACCAGTGCCTGTACGAGATGCTCAACAGCGCCAACCAGGCCTGGACCATGTACCCCGGCCTGTCGCATGGCGCCTACGAGGCCCTGTTGGCCCATGGCACGGACGAGCAGAAGAAGACCTACCTGCCCAAGCTGGTCAGCGGCCAGTGGACCGGCACCATGTGCCTGACCGAGCCGCATTGCGGCACCGACCTGGGCCTGCTGCGCACCAAGGCCGAGCCCCAGGCCGACGGCACCTACAGGATCACCGGCAACAAGATCTTCATCAGCGCCGGCGAGCATGACGTGGCCGAGAACATCGTGCACCTGGTGCTGGCCCGCCTGCCCGACGCGCCAAGGGGCAGCAAGGGCATCAGCCTGTTCGTGGTCCCGAAGTTCCATGTGAATGCCGATGGATCGCTGGGTGGCCGCAACCCCATCTTCTGCACGGGCCTGGAGCACAAGATGGGCATACACGGCAATGCCACGGCGCAGATCAGCATCGACGGCGCCACGGGCACCCTGGTGGGCGAGCCCAACAAGGGCCTGGCCGCCATGTTCGTGATGATGAACGCCGCCCGTCTGGGCGTGGGCAACCAGTCGCTGGGCCTGACCGAGGTGGCCTTCCAGAACGCGCTGGCCTACGCCAAGGACCGCATCCAGATGCGCAGCCTGTCCGGCACCAAGGCCAAGGACAAGGACGCCGACCCCATCATCGTCCACCCCGACGTGCGCAAGATGCTGCTCACCGCCAAGGCCTATGCCGAGGGCGCGCGTGCGCTGCAGATCTTCTGCACGCTGCTGCTGGACAAGAGCCACAGCCACCCCGACGAGAAGGTGCGCAAGGACAGCGATGAGCTGGTCGCGCTGCTGACCCCCATCGTCAAGGCCTTTGTCACCGACAACGGCCACATTGCCACCAACGCCTGCATGCAGGTGTTCGGCGGCCATGGCTTCATCAAGGAATGGGGCATGGAGCAGTTTGTGCGCGACAACCGCATCAACATGATCTACGAGGGCACGAACACCGTGCAGTCGCTCGATCTGCTGGGCCGCAAGGTGCTGGGCAACCAGGGCGCGACGCTCAAGAAGTTCGGCAAGCTCGTGGGCCAGCTGGTGATGGAAGAAGGCGTGAACGAGAAGATGGCCGAGTTCATCAACCCGATTGCCATGCTGGGCGACCAGATGACGAAGTTCACCACCGAGATCGGCTTCCGCGGCATGCAAAACCCCGACGAGGTGGGCGCCGCCGCCGTGGACTATCTGCGCGTGGCCGGCCATCTGGTGTTCGGCTACCTGTTTGCGCGCATGGCCCAGGTGTCGCTGCGCGCGATTGCCGCGGGCAGCACCGACCCGTTCTACACCGCCAAGCTGCAGACGGCGCGTTTCTATTTCGGGAAGCTGTTCCCCGAGGTGCAGACGCTGATGCGCACGGCACGTGCCGGCAGCAAGGTGCTGATGGACACGGACGCCGCGCTGGCCTGA
- a CDS encoding TetR/AcrR family transcriptional regulator: MPTSPPSAKTARAPRREGRALQKGQQTKAVIVDAALGLAAHIGLEGLSIGALADVTGMSKSGVFAHFGSREELQISVIREYHQRFEQEVFYPAMSEPRGIARLRAMFGNWMKRTSIEIDSGCIYISGAVEFDDREGPVRDALAQSVQTWQTAMKRAITQCKECGQLRADVREEQLLFEIHGLILALHYEARFLRTPGSIARANTAFDNILARYAA; the protein is encoded by the coding sequence ATGCCCACCTCGCCTCCCTCCGCCAAGACTGCCCGCGCGCCGCGTCGCGAAGGTCGCGCCCTGCAAAAGGGGCAGCAGACCAAGGCCGTGATCGTGGATGCGGCATTGGGCCTGGCCGCGCACATCGGGCTCGAGGGCCTGTCCATCGGCGCGCTGGCCGATGTCACGGGCATGAGCAAGTCGGGCGTGTTCGCGCATTTTGGCTCGCGCGAGGAGCTGCAGATTTCCGTGATCCGCGAATACCACCAGCGCTTCGAGCAGGAGGTGTTCTACCCCGCCATGAGCGAGCCGCGCGGCATTGCGCGCCTGCGCGCCATGTTCGGCAACTGGATGAAGCGCACCTCGATAGAGATCGACTCGGGCTGCATCTACATCAGCGGCGCGGTCGAGTTCGATGACCGCGAGGGGCCCGTGCGCGACGCGCTGGCCCAGTCGGTGCAGACCTGGCAGACGGCGATGAAGCGCGCCATCACGCAGTGCAAGGAATGCGGCCAGCTGCGCGCCGACGTGCGGGAGGAGCAGCTGCTGTTCGAGATCCACGGCCTGATCCTCGCGCTGCACTACGAGGCGCGCTTTCTGCGCACGCCCGGCTCGATCGCGCGGGCCAATACCGCCTTCGACAACATTCTGGCGCGCTACGCCGCATAG
- the slmA gene encoding nucleoid occlusion factor SlmA: MPDSSSATPELSPSNGAAAPRRRPRPGERREQILQALATMLEQPGAERITTAALARQLSVSEAALYRHFASKAQMFEGLIDFVERSVFTLVRQVVDHPGDADGAQRAAHIVTMVLQFAERNPGMVRVMVGDALVFENERLQQRMNLFFDKLESTLRQCLRPAADAEGVAAPTAQAQVRAAALCDLLRGRLQRYARTGFRRLPTEHMDATLALMF; the protein is encoded by the coding sequence ATGCCCGATTCCTCCTCTGCCACCCCCGAACTCTCTCCATCCAATGGTGCAGCCGCACCGCGTCGCCGGCCGCGGCCTGGCGAGCGGCGCGAGCAGATCCTGCAGGCGCTGGCCACCATGTTGGAGCAGCCGGGCGCCGAGCGCATCACCACGGCGGCGCTGGCGCGCCAGCTGTCGGTGAGCGAGGCGGCGCTCTACCGCCATTTCGCGAGCAAGGCGCAGATGTTCGAGGGCCTGATCGATTTCGTGGAGCGCAGCGTGTTCACGCTGGTGCGTCAGGTGGTGGACCACCCCGGCGACGCGGATGGTGCCCAGCGCGCGGCGCATATCGTCACCATGGTGCTGCAGTTTGCAGAGCGCAATCCGGGCATGGTGCGCGTCATGGTGGGTGATGCGCTGGTATTCGAGAACGAGCGCCTGCAGCAGCGGATGAACCTGTTCTTCGACAAGCTGGAATCCACGCTGCGCCAGTGCCTGCGGCCTGCCGCCGATGCCGAGGGTGTCGCCGCTCCCACGGCTCAGGCCCAGGTGCGCGCCGCCGCCCTGTGCGACCTGCTGCGCGGGCGCCTGCAGCGCTATGCCCGCACGGGTTTTCGCCGCTTGCCCACCGAGCACATGGATGCGACGCTGGCGTTGATGTTCTAG
- the argB gene encoding acetylglutamate kinase, which translates to MTDLSTIAPRDKAEILAQALPYIRKFHGKTMVIKYGGNAMTDPELQQDFAEDVVLLKLVGINPVVVHGGGPQIEAALHRLGKKGEFIQGMRVTDAETMEVVEWVLAGEVQQDIVGLIHHAGGKAVGLTGRDGGMIRARKLKMVDHKDPSIEYDVGQVGDIVEIDPSVVKALQDDAFIPVVSPIGFGENNESYNINADVVASRLATVLQAEKLVMLTNIPGVLDKQGQLLPELTPVQIDALIADGTISGGMLPKLAGAIDAAKAGVNAVHVVDGRVPHSMLLEILTDQAYGTMIRSE; encoded by the coding sequence ATGACCGATCTCTCCACCATAGCCCCCCGCGACAAGGCCGAAATCCTGGCCCAGGCGCTGCCCTACATCCGCAAGTTCCATGGCAAGACCATGGTCATCAAGTACGGCGGCAATGCCATGACCGACCCGGAGCTGCAGCAGGACTTTGCCGAGGATGTGGTGCTGCTCAAGCTCGTGGGCATCAACCCCGTGGTCGTGCATGGCGGCGGCCCGCAGATTGAGGCGGCGCTCCATCGCCTGGGCAAGAAGGGCGAGTTCATCCAGGGCATGCGCGTGACCGATGCCGAGACCATGGAGGTGGTCGAGTGGGTGCTGGCCGGTGAGGTGCAGCAGGACATCGTGGGCCTGATCCACCACGCGGGCGGCAAGGCCGTGGGCCTGACGGGGCGCGACGGCGGCATGATTCGCGCTCGCAAGCTCAAGATGGTGGACCACAAGGATCCGAGCATCGAGTACGACGTGGGTCAGGTGGGCGACATCGTGGAGATCGACCCGAGCGTGGTCAAGGCGCTGCAGGACGACGCCTTCATTCCCGTCGTCAGCCCCATTGGCTTTGGTGAGAACAACGAGAGCTACAACATCAACGCCGACGTCGTGGCCAGCCGCCTGGCGACGGTGCTGCAGGCCGAGAAGCTCGTGATGCTGACCAACATCCCGGGCGTGCTGGACAAGCAGGGTCAGCTGTTGCCCGAGCTCACGCCGGTGCAGATCGACGCGTTGATCGCCGACGGCACCATCTCCGGCGGCATGCTGCCCAAGCTCGCCGGCGCCATCGATGCCGCCAAGGCGGGGGTGAATGCTGTGCATGTGGTCGATGGCCGGGTGCCGCATTCCATGCTGCTGGAGATTCTGACGGATCAGGCCTACGGCACCATGATTCGCAGCGAGTGA
- a CDS encoding glycosyltransferase, with protein MLLLAVFAFVLSALVSLLVLRWARRRRFSYDPAAPQRFHVGETPRLGGVGMLVSVWGGWLLGLVLSRHFGDPTRLGMGVWVASWAVALLPAVLGGVWEDLTQRLSVLYRLGLTLITGVLAVTWCGLAVPRLGVGVVDGWMHAMPWLGVVLALIAITGLPHAFNIIDGYNGLAAMVAIVVCLALAHVALQVNDRALASILAVTAASTTGFLIWNYPRGWLFAGDGGAYLWGVVIAFASIALVQRHAEVSAWFPMLLLIYPVWETVFSIYRKLVRGDSPGMADALHFHQLVYRRIVRGVFDGDDEARDMLIRNNRTSPYLWGFTMLTVVPAVLFWRNTPVLMAFCALFCATYLAAYIAIVRFKVPGWMRF; from the coding sequence ATGCTCTTGCTTGCCGTTTTTGCTTTCGTGCTGTCCGCCCTTGTCTCGCTGCTCGTGCTGCGTTGGGCGCGCCGTCGCCGTTTTTCTTACGATCCGGCAGCACCACAAAGATTTCATGTGGGTGAGACGCCCAGGCTTGGCGGCGTGGGCATGCTGGTGAGCGTGTGGGGCGGCTGGCTTCTTGGGTTGGTGCTGTCGCGCCATTTTGGGGATCCCACGCGATTGGGCATGGGCGTGTGGGTGGCTTCTTGGGCCGTGGCGTTGCTGCCGGCTGTCCTGGGCGGCGTGTGGGAGGACTTGACGCAACGGCTCTCGGTGCTCTACCGCCTGGGGTTGACGCTGATCACCGGCGTGCTGGCCGTGACTTGGTGTGGCCTCGCGGTGCCGCGATTGGGCGTTGGTGTGGTCGATGGCTGGATGCATGCCATGCCGTGGTTGGGCGTGGTGTTGGCCTTAATCGCAATTACGGGGTTGCCGCACGCGTTCAATATTATTGACGGGTATAACGGGTTAGCAGCCATGGTGGCCATAGTGGTTTGCTTGGCGCTTGCCCATGTTGCGTTGCAGGTGAATGATCGTGCGCTTGCGAGCATTTTGGCGGTGACTGCGGCGTCGACGACTGGCTTTCTGATCTGGAACTATCCGCGCGGTTGGTTGTTTGCCGGCGATGGTGGTGCTTATCTTTGGGGGGTGGTGATCGCATTTGCCAGTATTGCCTTGGTGCAGCGCCATGCAGAGGTGTCAGCGTGGTTCCCGATGTTGTTGCTGATCTACCCTGTGTGGGAAACGGTGTTCTCCATTTATCGCAAGTTGGTGCGAGGTGATTCGCCTGGCATGGCCGATGCGCTTCATTTCCACCAACTGGTGTACCGGCGGATCGTGCGCGGTGTGTTCGACGGCGACGACGAGGCGCGCGACATGTTGATACGCAATAACCGAACGTCACCCTACCTATGGGGGTTCACCATGCTCACCGTGGTGCCGGCCGTGCTGTTCTGGCGAAACACACCGGTCCTGATGGCGTTCTGCGCCTTGTTCTGCGCGACCTATTTGGCGGCCTACATCGCCATCGTGCGGTTCAAGGTGCCTGGCTGGATGCGCTTTTGA
- a CDS encoding glycosyltransferase, whose translation MISVVSHGHADLVHELLRSLADLGAGTVDRVVLTLNLPESEPQAPRRGWPFVLNVRANASPLGFGTNHNRALRGVTEPFVCVLNPDIGLCDSAALGELVRAASLPGVGCAYPLQVDERGEVQDSVRALPTPWTLWRRRLLRRAEHDVDWVNAACMVLPRAVWETVGGFDESYHMYCEDVDLCLRIQLAGFRLQRADCVVVHEGARASSRKLDHLRWHMASMLRLWASPVYRQYKAARRVSA comes from the coding sequence GTGATCTCTGTTGTAAGTCATGGTCATGCAGATCTGGTTCATGAATTGCTGCGTTCCCTGGCAGATCTCGGTGCGGGCACTGTTGATCGCGTCGTGTTGACGCTGAATTTGCCAGAGAGCGAGCCGCAGGCACCAAGGCGGGGATGGCCCTTCGTGCTCAATGTGCGCGCAAACGCCAGCCCACTTGGCTTTGGCACCAACCATAATCGGGCGCTTCGCGGTGTGACCGAGCCCTTCGTCTGCGTGCTCAATCCCGATATTGGATTGTGTGACAGCGCAGCTTTGGGGGAACTGGTGCGGGCGGCGTCACTGCCTGGCGTCGGGTGTGCTTACCCGTTGCAGGTGGACGAGCGGGGCGAAGTGCAGGATAGCGTGCGCGCTCTCCCGACTCCCTGGACGTTGTGGCGGCGCCGACTCCTGCGCCGTGCAGAGCATGACGTCGATTGGGTCAATGCGGCCTGCATGGTGTTGCCGCGTGCGGTATGGGAGACTGTGGGTGGCTTTGATGAGTCATATCACATGTACTGCGAGGACGTAGACCTCTGCCTGCGCATCCAGTTGGCGGGTTTCCGCCTGCAAAGGGCCGATTGTGTCGTGGTGCACGAGGGCGCTAGGGCCAGCAGTCGCAAACTCGATCACCTGCGCTGGCATATGGCCAGCATGTTGCGTTTATGGGCATCGCCTGTGTATCGGCAGTACAAAGCAGCGCGGCGCGTTTCCGCCTGA
- a CDS encoding DUF1153 domain-containing protein — MSTLMEDDIKRWTAKRKTALVLDIIQGKTTISEASRAFDLSPSEVEQWVDDGKRGMENALRTKPLEVKEQYEKQLRELQEASRVRHLDHYCSPMRPDQAI, encoded by the coding sequence ATGAGCACCCTGATGGAAGACGACATCAAGCGCTGGACAGCCAAGCGCAAAACCGCCCTGGTTCTGGACATCATCCAGGGCAAGACCACGATCTCAGAGGCCAGCCGGGCCTTCGATCTCAGCCCCTCCGAAGTCGAGCAGTGGGTCGATGACGGCAAGCGCGGCATGGAAAATGCCCTGCGCACCAAGCCGTTGGAAGTCAAAGAGCAGTACGAGAAGCAACTGCGTGAACTGCAGGAGGCCTCCCGAGTTCGACACCTGGATCACTATTGCAGCCCCATGCGTCCTGACCAGGCCATATGA
- a CDS encoding DegT/DnrJ/EryC1/StrS family aminotransferase, whose translation MKVQFLNLARLHQPIRKQLDEAYQRVMQSGWFVMGPELSAFESEFAAYSEVRNCIGVGNGLEALHLLLRAYQIGPGDEVIVPSNTFIATWLAVSQCGATPVPVEPLMETHNIDPALVEAAITPRTRAIIPVHLYGQPADMDPINEIASRNGLIVIEDAAQAQGARYKGRKVGSLGHAAGTSFYPGKNLGALGDGGAVLTNDDVIADKVRLLRNYGSTIKYQHDVAGYNSRLDEMQAAFLRIKLKFLDEWNNRRKAIAAIYSQCLGGFDGSIPCVPDYADPVWHLYVIRSDYRDEFKAHLDALGISTVIHYPIPPHRQGCYAGSGYKTLAIAECLARQVLSLPMSPDLSDAEIDAVINSVKSFRK comes from the coding sequence ATGAAAGTTCAATTTTTGAATCTGGCTCGTCTTCATCAGCCCATTCGTAAACAACTCGACGAGGCCTATCAAAGGGTAATGCAGTCTGGGTGGTTTGTTATGGGGCCTGAATTATCAGCATTTGAATCTGAATTTGCGGCGTATAGCGAAGTAAGGAACTGCATTGGCGTCGGTAACGGATTGGAGGCACTTCATTTATTGCTTCGAGCTTACCAAATTGGTCCGGGAGATGAAGTTATTGTTCCCTCCAATACGTTCATTGCTACGTGGCTTGCTGTGAGCCAATGCGGGGCTACTCCAGTGCCGGTGGAGCCTCTCATGGAAACTCATAACATTGATCCTGCTTTGGTGGAGGCTGCAATTACCCCACGTACTCGCGCCATTATCCCGGTTCATTTATATGGGCAACCGGCAGATATGGATCCTATAAATGAGATTGCTTCCCGAAATGGCTTGATTGTGATTGAGGATGCCGCCCAAGCCCAAGGTGCTCGATACAAAGGTCGAAAGGTGGGATCATTGGGTCATGCCGCAGGAACTAGCTTTTATCCAGGAAAAAACCTTGGGGCGCTGGGTGATGGTGGTGCGGTGCTTACGAATGATGATGTGATTGCCGATAAAGTTCGCCTCCTTCGCAACTATGGATCTACAATCAAATACCAGCATGATGTTGCTGGTTATAATAGCCGGCTTGATGAAATGCAGGCCGCCTTCTTAAGGATTAAGTTAAAATTCTTGGATGAATGGAATAATAGGCGAAAAGCGATTGCGGCCATATATTCTCAGTGTCTAGGAGGATTTGATGGTTCCATTCCTTGTGTTCCGGATTATGCGGATCCAGTATGGCATCTATATGTAATTCGCAGTGACTATCGCGATGAGTTCAAGGCGCATCTCGATGCGCTAGGGATTTCTACCGTTATTCACTATCCAATCCCGCCACATCGACAGGGCTGCTACGCGGGGAGCGGCTACAAGACGCTTGCTATTGCAGAATGTTTGGCCCGGCAAGTCTTGAGTCTACCAATGTCGCCAGATCTATCTGACGCTGAAATTGATGCTGTTATCAATTCGGTGAAAAGCTTCCGAAAATAG
- a CDS encoding FdtA/QdtA family cupin domain-containing protein produces the protein MANLDKCHIIDLPKITDSRGNLTYIEAYRHIPFDIRRVYYLYDVPGGAERGGHAHKALHQLIVAISGSFDIHLDDGGRKKTIHLNRSYNGLYVCPMIWREIDNFSSGAVCMVIASDFYDEEDYYRDYGIFLDDAKRL, from the coding sequence ATGGCGAACTTAGATAAATGTCATATTATCGATCTCCCCAAGATTACGGACAGTCGTGGTAACCTTACTTATATAGAGGCATATCGACACATACCATTCGACATCCGCCGGGTTTACTATCTTTACGACGTCCCGGGCGGTGCTGAGCGTGGTGGACATGCGCACAAGGCGCTGCATCAATTGATTGTTGCAATATCTGGCTCGTTTGATATTCACCTGGATGATGGTGGTCGCAAGAAGACAATTCACCTCAATCGTAGCTATAATGGCTTGTATGTTTGCCCGATGATTTGGCGGGAAATTGATAATTTTTCATCGGGAGCGGTTTGTATGGTTATTGCGTCAGATTTTTACGATGAAGAGGATTATTATCGTGACTATGGCATTTTTCTAGATGATGCTAAACGGTTATAA
- a CDS encoding DapH/DapD/GlmU-related protein, translated as MNTRRIHKTAIIHPKALVGENVDIGPYAVIGNASIGNGSVVHSHAIIADGVELGEEVEVFPGALVGKEPKGAGSLARLPSFKKYVRIGSQCSIGPNSVIYFDVEIGNNTLIGDGASIREQCRIGQRCIISRYVTINYNTSIGDRTKIMDLTHITGNCNIGSDVFISLLVATTNDNSVRAGYGGHVIGPTIEDNVVVGASASILPGVRLGEGSTIGSGAVVTRDVNPNSVVVGMPARQRGDLNK; from the coding sequence ATGAACACTCGCAGGATTCACAAGACGGCTATAATTCATCCAAAGGCACTAGTTGGCGAAAATGTGGATATAGGACCGTATGCGGTCATTGGAAATGCATCTATCGGCAATGGTTCGGTAGTTCATTCACACGCAATCATTGCCGATGGCGTAGAACTTGGCGAAGAAGTCGAGGTTTTCCCGGGCGCTTTGGTTGGGAAGGAGCCAAAAGGTGCGGGATCGCTTGCTAGGCTACCGAGCTTCAAGAAATACGTGCGCATTGGAAGTCAATGCTCCATTGGGCCGAATTCTGTTATCTATTTTGATGTTGAAATAGGAAACAATACGCTGATAGGTGATGGTGCGTCGATTAGAGAGCAATGCCGGATAGGTCAGCGGTGCATAATAAGTCGCTATGTAACTATAAATTATAATACGTCAATTGGTGACAGAACAAAAATTATGGATCTCACGCATATTACAGGAAATTGCAATATTGGTTCGGATGTATTTATTAGTCTTCTGGTTGCCACCACGAATGATAATTCCGTTCGTGCAGGATATGGGGGGCATGTGATAGGGCCAACTATCGAGGATAATGTGGTTGTGGGTGCGAGCGCGAGCATCTTGCCGGGAGTTAGACTAGGCGAAGGATCAACTATAGGATCTGGTGCAGTCGTAACAAGGGATGTAAATCCAAATTCAGTAGTGGTTGGTATGCCAGCAAGGCAGCGAGGCGATCTGAACAAGTAG
- a CDS encoding glycosyltransferase family 61 protein — protein sequence MTTSSNIESLISDLRESLRIIRSNLAHQENILEQIMLRMQNNEVQNGGQVPDEILIQHAWTPPERCDDISLPSRQMIRKIDPSSDAVGALNGAKKTWVGRFYVAHLKARPLFRRTAMWLWINFYPVYEKHVARRLKRKAKSTWYPLITFRDYAKKANSPITKVFSNAIINTATPCTFPNDDQVHLEKPHDQYEFPPICIIQVENARVCGGTNLTFTDEDVICHDLYNFEQDYTSEELHGRHVIDVNKKQICVTHEDTAPEDIQVAAAFVDACASNYAHWLTEVLPRVAAFCSVKQFKDVPVIVDEGLHKNIMSSLAAVVEPGREIITIPIGRAIRVARLYITSVAGYVPFEPRKKRGDAPVHGYFSPPALNYLKNVLAPAVVALGIQAYPKKIYIRRNSGVRKVTNNAEIERLLVAQGFSVVEPEKLSFAQQIALFYNADIVIGPTGAAMSNIIFSRNEAAIVILINQLPGTIYWYWQNIAQASGKSICYILGSGASDKNVGPHSDYYVDPKKIEAALEAKDNTASKQGYLA from the coding sequence ATGACTACATCATCAAACATAGAATCTCTCATATCTGATCTGCGTGAGTCACTTCGCATTATCCGTAGCAACCTGGCTCATCAAGAAAATATTCTTGAACAAATTATGTTAAGGATGCAAAATAACGAGGTGCAGAATGGTGGTCAAGTCCCAGATGAAATATTAATTCAACATGCATGGACTCCGCCTGAGCGTTGTGACGATATATCTTTGCCATCGAGGCAAATGATTCGTAAAATTGATCCATCATCTGATGCGGTTGGTGCGCTAAATGGCGCGAAAAAAACTTGGGTGGGGCGGTTCTATGTGGCCCATCTTAAGGCGCGCCCACTTTTTCGGCGGACAGCTATGTGGCTATGGATAAACTTTTATCCAGTTTATGAAAAGCACGTGGCAAGACGCCTTAAGAGGAAAGCGAAAAGCACTTGGTATCCCTTAATCACTTTCAGAGACTATGCAAAAAAAGCCAATAGTCCAATAACCAAAGTGTTTAGTAATGCAATCATTAACACCGCAACACCTTGTACATTCCCAAATGATGATCAGGTGCATCTTGAAAAACCACACGATCAATATGAGTTTCCGCCAATATGCATTATCCAAGTAGAAAATGCGCGGGTTTGCGGCGGAACAAACCTTACCTTCACCGATGAAGATGTAATATGCCACGATCTTTATAACTTCGAGCAAGACTACACAAGTGAAGAATTACACGGGCGACACGTTATCGATGTAAACAAAAAACAAATATGTGTCACACACGAAGATACAGCGCCAGAGGACATTCAGGTAGCAGCGGCATTTGTTGATGCCTGTGCTTCGAATTACGCGCACTGGCTCACAGAGGTCCTGCCGCGTGTTGCGGCATTTTGCTCTGTGAAGCAATTCAAAGATGTCCCTGTAATAGTCGATGAAGGTCTGCATAAAAATATTATGTCATCCCTGGCCGCGGTGGTGGAGCCCGGACGCGAGATAATAACCATCCCAATTGGGCGGGCGATACGAGTGGCAAGACTGTACATTACATCAGTTGCTGGTTATGTGCCATTTGAGCCGCGAAAAAAAAGAGGCGATGCCCCCGTGCATGGCTATTTTAGCCCACCAGCGCTTAACTATCTTAAAAACGTGCTTGCGCCAGCAGTAGTGGCGCTTGGCATTCAGGCATATCCAAAAAAAATATACATAAGAAGAAATTCTGGCGTAAGAAAAGTCACAAACAACGCCGAAATAGAGAGATTGCTCGTTGCTCAAGGGTTTTCTGTCGTAGAGCCAGAGAAACTCTCATTTGCTCAACAAATTGCACTTTTTTATAACGCGGATATAGTTATTGGGCCCACTGGTGCGGCGATGTCTAATATAATATTTTCCAGGAATGAGGCCGCGATTGTTATTCTAATTAATCAGCTGCCGGGTACAATTTACTGGTATTGGCAAAATATTGCTCAGGCTTCGGGGAAGAGTATCTGTTATATTCTTGGAAGTGGCGCTAGCGATAAAAATGTAGGCCCCCATTCGGATTATTATGTTGATCCGAAAAAAATTGAAGCAGCCTTAGAGGCTAAAGATAATACGGCAAGCAAACAAGGGTACTTAGCATGA